AAGATGGCCTGGAGTAACGCACACTCTCTCATGTGTTCATATTGATGTTAGTGCATCTGAGCGTGAGTATGAAAACCGgtaaatgtttagtttttctgtGTGCAGAGTTGATAAATGAGGCTGGTCTGTTTGGTCTTCAGGTCGAGGTTTGATTATTTTTAAGTCTGATAGTGTATGATTTCATATTCATATCCTCCTCAACTCCTCTGAGATGTCGAGTTTGGACTCTCATTGAGGAATGTAATAGAAACTCACTTTGACTGATCTGAGGGAAAACAGAAGTGCAAGTCTGATTCTTTATCTTCTCTATTACACATATTTATCCAAACTCTCAATAGCATCTCGTTTTGAGTATTTTCTCCACTCATCTTGGATCTTACTTCTCCCTTCAAATATTTCCTTGTACTCTTTTTCCAGATCTTTCTGGAATCTACAGACAAACCACTTCCAGTAGGGCAGATCAGAGAGATCAGGAGTGATGCTCCACTGTGCATAAACTCCTCCTGCTCTTCTGTAATATCTCCAGGGGAACCTTCCATCTGGTGTGTTAAAATTCTGACCACTTGCCACTAAATCTGTACAAATATCAGAATGGAGATTTGAAGAGTACTTTCTTCCATTAATTCCTCTCACTCTGTGGAAAGCAACACTGTGATCTCCATGATGGTTTTCTCTGGTGTTTGTGCAGGTTGCTCCACAGAATGGACACTGAACCCAACAGCACTGACAGAAGTGATCAATCAGAAGCTCATCTGGCCTGAACTTATAGTCCAGCTTTACTGGAAATGTGTCTGTGTTGAATCTGCTGCTGATGTCTGACATTACAGCTGTAAGCTCTTGTCTGATCACATCTTCTAGGAGTGTgaaatcatcaacatcatcatgtTTGACTCCACTGAGGTCTTTTTCAGAGAAGATCAGCTGATCTGAGAGCTGCTGTGTGAAACTCTTCAACCACAAACCAACATCTCCACTGTTGACTTCAACATGTTCAGTAGATTGATGTGCTGCGTTCATGATCTTCTGCTGCAGGAGTTTAATGTTCTCCTTCATCTTGGGTAAAACACTGATGCTGAACTTATCTCTGATGTAGCGACTGACTTCATCTCTGATGAAACTCTTGTAGTGACCTCTGGGATAATGAATGTAGTTCATGTATTTGTCAAAGTCCTCCTCTTCTGCCAGTGTCTTCAGGATGTGTTTCTCCAGCTTTAATCTGTTTCTATTCAGTGATTCACAGTTTTTCATAATTTCATCTGCTAAATCTCTGGCAGTTTTCTTGTAGACGCTCTGCTCAATGGGCTCCTTCAGTTTCTGACAGATGATCTCAGCAAAAATAGCCACTGACTTTGCTTGGCTTCTCTTCAGTTCATCTTCATGCATTTGTTGAAGGAGAGTCAATTTTAAAATTTCAAAATTATTTTGTTGATCTTTCTTCAGTCTCTTCTCTAAATCCTCTAGTTGTTcttgtctctctctttctgttatTTCTTCCTTTTTGATTATTCCTTCTATTTCACTCTTAAGTCTCTGAATTTGTTCACCTAAAACCTTTCGTTCTTTCTCTTGATTCTGTCGTTCCTCTTCCACCATCATCTTTAGtctgtctttctctttctcaAGTTTTTTCATCTTTTCTTCTGTTTCTCTCACTCTGTCGATCAGGATCCTCGTCTGCTGTTCTTGtttttctctctccatctctctgaaCATCTTACATGAGTAGAAGCTTCCTCCGTTTGCCTTCACCATGTTGTCTATCTTCTCCAGTAGTTCAGACACTTGTGTTCGCTCTTCAGGCTGATTATTGTTGATCACATGGTATCGGTTTCCACAAGTTTCAAGCAGTTGTCTGACCACAGATCCTGGTTTACCTAGAAACTCTTTAATGGTCTGATTCTTCAGGAAGTCTCCCCTGGTGAAGAGCACCACAGTGAACATTAAAGAGTTTTGACCAAACGTCTCCTGGATAAACTTTACAGATTTCGCCTCTTCTTTAGTGAATCTCTGTCCTAAACTGAGCACGATGATGAACACATGTGGTCCAGGCAGAATCATGGAGATGCAGTTGCTGATTTCTCTCTTGATCTCTTCTTTACTGAGTTCAGTATCAAACAGTCCTGGAGTGTCGATCACAGTGATGCGTCTGCCATTGATTTTAGATGTTTCTCTCTGACTCTCTTCAGTAACAGATTCTTGAGATGTGCCTGCTGCAAACACGTCTCTTCCTAAGATTGTGTTTCCTGTTGAACTTTTACCAACACCAGTTTTTCCCAGAAGAACAATCCTCAGTTCATCTTCTCTATCAGCTGAACCTGTAAAAGAGAATCTACATTAGTCAGTCTTTCGAACATGAATAAAAAATGCCCCTTTCTTGCTTGTGTCTTTAGTTTGACGTTTGATGTAGTTGTTCATTGATTAGTTTGATGGGTTCCATGTTTGTTCTAGGTAGTCTTATTTGTCCAATTTATATGTAGGTCTTGGTGTTGTGTTctttgcttattttaaggaaaaacccacttaatttttaatgtttgaaataaaatatcATCAGCATAAGAACCAGGGTTACCATGGAAATGCATGTTGTGTTTACTATAGATGCTAAACTGCGCCTACGGAAAGATACTGAAATCTCAATATGATTTAATTTCTCATGATAATTCAGGTATGTTTCATAAAAAGTAAATATGAttgttataaataatgtaaaaaaaaaaacacacaactaCACAGTTCCCAGCACATAGCTTATTTATGGTAGTTAACAGAGAAGTCATTCCGATGAAAGTACCAGTAAATTGACAGTTGGTCTGAGTTATGTTTCTTACAACTGTCTAGCCAATAAATAATATCTATTTATCTCAGTATGTGATAATTGAACAGAAAATTACTTCAAtgtaaatcaatatttcttaATGTACATAGTTTATGAGAGTAATATTGTGCTATGATCATCAGCAGTGTTGCTCTTGCAGGCTGCTGGAGATCACTCACATTCAACTCTACTACAgatcccatcatgcacttcactcacacacctggcccagaTCTCCTAGATGGCAAACCCAAAGCTGAAGCTTATAAAGTGCttgtgattacctggactatatacagaccacacacacacatacctctgTGTCTTGTAAGCTGTTAGCTGTATCATTTCAAAGCATCCTTTTTGTTTTAAGTTGTTTTAAGTCACCTCCGTTGTACCCTGACTTCCTCTGTTAAAGAAGACTCAGCCACAACATGGGCCCAGCAGAACAACTCCTCTAGCTCAGTCAAGGAGTGAACACCCTTGAGGACCACATCTGTAAGTTGTTGGACATTGCAAACTACTCAGACCTTTCAGACTGTATGCTCATTGACTGTGTCTATCATGGACTAATTGAACCATTCAAAACTCCACTAATCCAGTTCGGTCCTTTAGCGTCTTTCCAAGAAGCTCTGGATGTAACCCTATAGGTCAGTGCATGACCCTTTACAGTTGGCAAGGTGGAGAAGGAAACCATTAAATACTTTTTGGGGGGAGTGGGACACTCAACCGCAAGACCTGCCTTTGGGCTTGCCACTCACAAAATGGCCACTAGCACTCCCACCAGATCCTTCTGTAATCCCAGAGTGCTGGGTGTCAGATCCTCCCGAATTTCACTAATGGCCAGATTCTCCCGAGTCCCATGAACGGCCAGAGCCATCCCCTGAGTCCCAAGTTACTGTTCTCCCTTTGTCTTTGTGGATCCAATCAGGCCAAAGAAACTGTTTTGTTCGTAAACTTCGCTGGACAGTATCTACCACATTTACATGACTTGTTTAGCCACCTCATCCTTAACACTGCCCCCTCCCCATAACATTTATACACAGGACAACTCTGCTCAATTTAGAATAAATTAGACTCTTTTACTAAAGTAGACTTTAAGAGTCTCTTGTAGATACACATGGACTACTTGAAGATGCTGTTTGACTGAAGAacaaccaacacgtctcaataaaaaTTCTGCTTGTAACAAGTCTCAGGGCCTGGGCTCTCAAATTTAGTGCAACACTTAATAGGGAAAAAACTGAATTATACTGTCACAATCATCAGCTGAAGTGCCAATGAGCTTCACCACTGGTCACTTTACCCAAGATTCTTGCCTCTCTGACCTGAAATAGACTGATCAAAAATAAAGGGAATACTCAACACAATGTAACTCCAAGTCAATCACAGTTCTGTAAAATCAATCTGCCCACTCAGGAAACAACATTGATTGACAATTGATTTCACATGCTGTTTACAAATGGAAAAGCCAAAAGGTGGAAACTATAGGCAATTAGCAAGTCTCCCCCAATAAAGCAGTGGTTCTGCAGGTGGTGACCACAGATCACTTCTCAGTTCCtatgatttcttttctttttgtgcatttccctgttaattaaataaattcattaaattattcattcatttctggCTAATATGTTAGTCACTTTTGAATGCTGGCAATGCTTTCACTGTAGTGGTAGCATGAGAAGGACTCTACAACCCACACAAGTGGCCTAGGCTGTGCAGCTCATTCAGGATGGCACTTCAATGCGAGTTGTGGCAAGAAAGCTTGGAGCATGGAGGCACTACTTGGAGACAGGCCAATCAGGAGACAATAGGAGGTCAACAACTCAACAGCAGGACCCCTACCTTTGCCTTTTTGCAAGGAGGACAACTACCAAAGCCCTCAAAAATGACCTCCAGCAGGCCACAAATGTGCATGTGTCTGCTCAAACAGTCCGAAACAGACTCCATGAGACTGGTATGAGGGCTTGACAAGATCTGATCTGATTATTGTTTGTCTGAAAGGACATGAAGAAAAAGAACAAACTGAGACTAAAAACTCAACCCAGAACTACTTTGGGAACAACtttaagatgttttaaaaaaCCGAACTGCAAAGCTGCCTAAAAACTCTGGGCAAGTGTAGCGagtgttttaaatgcaaaatgtggTCATACCAAATGttgaattgttgttattataagttaattgataaataaaatgtatgcatgcattattttttaagacaacccaattttacagcattttagaCAAGTGCCTAAAACTTTGAACAGTACTGTAGATCTGCAGGCAGGTTTTTGAAGCATCTTTGAGATATTGCCAAATTTCTGCTGGATTGAGTTTCAGGTCTCAGTTTGTTCAGTTTCTTCCTGTCGTTCCAGACAGACTGGATGATCAGATTAGCTCTCTATGTGGAGCACTGGCTTTTGGCAGACAATAATCTCACAATTCTTACAATAAAAAACTAATCTTACAATAATCTTAGAATtacaattaatgaaaaaaataatgttggCAAATGTAAACTGACATTTCAAACTGACGTGCTacagaaaaatatagaaatagcTGACTTTAAACCTATTTCTGGTGAAGATGCCTAAGagttttgcatatatatatttacagaaaaaaatttagagaatttaaaaagttaaacttGACAGTGGGCCTAGTTTTTGTACAATTAGACTGTTCGACTTTCTTTAATATTGCAGTGTTGCATGTCtgatatgttttaaaaaattcatgCCCACATTTTAAAACCTAATTGTATTTTCAACTCAGTACCTTGTGACAGAAAGTGTGTCTCCAGCGAATGAAGTTTCTTCTTCATCTCCTTATATTCTGTATTTTTTTCCATCTGCACCTCCAGGAATGTCTCTGTGGAGTAAAAGCCTCCTCTGTTTTCTTCCAGCATCTTCTCAATGTTCTCCATCAATGTGGACTCTTGTGTTTTAGGATTAAAGTAATGATGTCTTCCTCCAAAACTCTGAATGACAGCCTGTGTTTCTTCATTGAGTTCTGCTGTCTGATGCTCTGAATTCTGCATGATGAGGATCATGATGTGTTTGTTGATTCTGGAGCTGAAGATCTTCTGGATCTCCTCCATTTCTGCTCTGTCTTCATTATTGAGTGGAGCGTCAGGAATAATGAGGAGGAAAGCATGAACTCCAGGATGACAGCGAGACACACAGCGGAGAGTCTGACGCATCACTTCCTCCTCTGAGAGCCCAGTGTTGAACAGAGCTGGAAGCTCCAGCACATTGATCAGACGACCATGAAGATCCACGTCTGTCCTCACACTCTCtgatcttctgtgtgtgtgttgcaggatcAGCTCTGAGATGGAGGATTTCAGTGAGCCGTCGCTCCCACACACCAACACATTCAGCCTCTCACAGTCTGAAACTGCAGAAGAACATTAAGAACCATTCATACAGCACCAGAAACATCAGATATGATCACACTCACCTGTCTGTATGTCCCGTTGCTCCACTGTAAAACACTGTGTGTCTTCAGCAGAACCCAGGAATGGTTCATCACCCACTTACATGAAGACAAATGGTTTAGTTAGCatgatattataataatactgCATTCATACAGAACTGATCAACAGACGACTATTTATTATGAGATCAACTTTTGTCTTCTTCAGTATGTGctgtatatcaggggtcaccaatttcattcctggagggccggtgtcccagcagggtttagctccaacatgcCTCCACACACCTTCCTGATTGTTTCacgtatacctagtaagagcttgattagcttgttcaggtgtgtttgattagggttagagctaaaatctgtaagacaccagccctccaggaacaagtttggtgaccactgctgtaTATAAATGTTTACAGTCTCTTTAAAAGCACTTATGGGGTGGTTAAAATTATTTGACTTTTGAATTATTGACTGTTGACATTATTTTTCTAGGGTCACTAACAATATTATGTGGCTTTTGattggattttaaatgttttgttaaaatccAAAGTAAATTTTggatttaaaagaacatttcttGTATAAATGTTCTTGCATTgcctttaaaggttcaggacacccaggggaactttttttttaatattaacagatgtgtgtgtgttgagcatcagttaagacaatgttagcacctgtcagctttaattgtggggaaaattaataattttgagcttttgtcagctaatttcagcttccgggtttaaaattatttttcggggcgggatcaaaatcggcgaagtagcgcagtactgcaagtgcaatgatgacgcgtcggtttctcattattattcatagcagagttttcttatcctatgagaagagccggctgcttaattattcatgagacctgccagtgtcaagcccgagctgagagacacagaaaccacggcacagtatttagctgttcatgaaggctcatatgcgtttgtttccatgatccacggggtttgttgcatgttttcccccgcgatcctgtcagggctgatcatacagcaaagctgtgtgtgtgctgctagcatttttgtcgggagagcagtacgagaataagagaatggcggacgctgtcttttatcaggagttcgttcacatttagacacatcgctgtgctgctgtgtttgcctaaatcctccagattaccagcaggactaatggttaaattaggcaggtcaggagacctgctgcactgagtctgctgaatacggggattgagggagaatcctcatttatagtgtttacatgaacacacttatctttataatgatataaattgtggttatgtgtatatgaaattacaaataacaaatgtagcagggcattaaatcactgttcatttctttgcatttcaactttgtaaactataaactcatgcgtctcctcacggtttgtctcattttgtgagctaactgacaacaacagttgttcgctcacgttctcccctgctggctacgcccactcctgcccgatgctcgcggagctccacgcccattaatcatgcatcttttgaaaaaattctgaagtagactttaaccgaaagtggggggtgtcatggccctttaacgttTACAACTTAAACATGCATAATTTCACTTGCCCTTTGGTTTCTTTTGTATTCATCATACACTGAGAGTGTACTCACATCAGGCTATATAAACCGTGCCTGGGCACGTCTGACTCCCATTCCCtagtttgacaagtgtgagtgcccCATGCTgtgcctgggcacggttcagttGGCTCAGGCACAGTATGCTTGAGTGCAAAGTGTGCTTGAGTTTGAAACTGAAGACGCGACGTCACCATTAAGGTACAGTTAATTAATCATACTTACATTTCAATAAAAGCAAACTATCATAGTTTATGAAAGACACAAACCCCCtgctgcacgacagctgcaccttcagcaaacctcctaatacctgcagcatgaggactttatgaaCATTTATGAGCATCACAGttggcggatctgttcagcaaaatattttactgtgtgtaactgcatcccaaacaactaaaaaaatacaaaatgatatAACTATGTCTACTGTGctgagagagcgcttctcttctgttaaactgaacagtcgaaTCATCATTGAGGTAAACGTGCTCCGGCTCGGAAGGTAAAGAGGAAGTGTGAGTGCAGGACATCAGGAGAGAGGGGATGGGGAACAATCAGGCCCCGGCATGATTCAAGGCAACCATGtgtaaccccaccagtcctacacTACCCAACCCGATCTGAGCTGGTATTGAACCGGCaactttccgcatgggagtcgggtgctctaccaaggaggctaaagaccatgtcctctagcgtctgtcgctagagcaccttttgaggtcagaggaacgaggtttacctgcacagcacacactagctggcctccgttacactcacccccctaaacctcactcccatccgggtcacagcaccaatgtaaccctggtGGTCCTACGTCACCCAACACGCTCCGACCTGgtatcaaaccagcgactttccgcatgggagtcgggtgctctaccaaggaggctaaagaccatgtcctctagcgtctgtcgctagagcaccttttgaggtcagaggaacgaggtttacctgcacagcacacactagctggcctccgttacactcacccccctaaacctcactcccatccgggtcacagcaccaatgtaaccctggtGGTCCTACGTCACCCAACACGCTCCGACCTGgtatcaaaccagcgactttccgcatgggagtcgggtgctctaccaaggaggctaaagaccatgccACACGTGCCTAATGTAAGTACACCTTCAGACTCATCTGAGAATTAAATGATGTCCTTGCCATTGTTGCTAATGCTGTAGTCTGTTGATTAAGCTCAGGGAATGTTTAACATCACAGATAGAAATGAAATTACAGCATGTCCAGTAAGAGTTTTGACAGacttatttagtttgattttagAGGTTTTTGTTTACTGACAAATGGAAAGACTTACATGAAGGTGGTCTAGTCCTACTGTGTTCTCTCCTGCTTGCAGTACCTGTTTGAAACAGAAGCCTTACAATTCTGCACAGAAGCAATCAGCACTGGTTAAAGCATAAGTGTGAGAAGCTGAGAATATTGGGGGATCAGATTACTGTTTGTTGTTGACTAGTGGAGATTATcactttcaaaatgtttttaaaatacaatttacatattacaattttcaCTTATTACAAACTGTGATAAGTATAATACATCCTTCAGTATTACACGAATCTCTTTGTCCAAATTAGGGTCTTGGACTGAATTTAGGTATAAATTATAAAGGACTGAAGTGAAGCTGAGGGTGATGAGAGAGACACTTCACATGCAAGATAACCAGAATAATAAAGCTTTCAGAGTGTTTTAATGAATCGTTAATCTAATCTGTGTGTGATTCACCTCTTTCTTTTTCCCGGAACATGATGAAATTGTTTTCTATTTCATCTTTATCTTCAGTTGGTCATCTTTTCTGTCTGTAAAGTGTCCTGTAAAAGATTCATCAGTCCTGAGACTCTGGGAGCTGCACACCTGCTGTGATGTGAGTCaatgaacaaacacactgattcagattcactgagtcAATAAGCAATCACACAAATTCAGCTTCACAGCAGCACTGTTGTTTAAGCTTTACTATGAGAAAACAACTGTCCTGGACTTattttatcctgcttattacaaaGATTttccacaaaacataaaaaattagacACACAAATattgttctgagccataatagCATTAGTAACATTTACACTGATGGTCAAGCCGATTCTCAATTGAGGCTGTGTTATTTATGGATTGTTATGTATggataatttatttgtgttatttatggATTGTTATGtctgtatagtgtgccatttgggacgcagctatagtgtTGAGCTTGAGCGCTCTTCACCACGGGCCGGTCTGAATATAGTCTTGCGACCCCCAGACAAGGTTGCAGTGTAAAGAGAAGGACTAAATGTCTGGGGGTCGCAAGACTATATTCAGACCGGCCCGTGGTGAAGAGCGCTCAAGCTCAacactatagctgcgtcccaaatggcacactatacactatgcactcatgcactatgtacttacgcacttacacactcaacagtatagAACATGAatttagtgtcatcccaaatagCACAAAATTTTTTTACttagcggaaattcaaactgtttctcAGACGActtttgacggttgccaaatcagtgaaataaacgaccgaattatcaaatattaaCTGCCGTGagtaaccgcattcaccatcgagaGGCCCTATAATTACTCCCatgggagaattttgctttcaccatccaaaacaaataaagttgTCCTACAtatgcgcccgatagctccgccccttccgctatgtaagcaaacctgcggtcgttgagtgcgtgaagtgtccatcattacacactacatttaaccggctgaatgagtgcatcatccgggtaattaaagtgcacttattattttatatttatatttattttatatttatttatattattttataactacagtgtgaacgcactactgacactatttatactacaaaatggcgtagaatagtgcataagtatgcaatttgggatgcagcttatgTATAATTTAGACTTCCATCTATACTCCTAGATTTATCTTTAAACAATTGATATTGTGCATTTATTTCTGCAATTGGCATGGTGAACGTTCTtctgtaaaataaagtgttaagttTTGAGGCATTCTGAATTCTCCTGAAATATTTTTATATCTAGGAGATTATGTGgaatggcgacgcagtggtgcagtcggtaatgctgtcgcctgacagcaagaaggttgctggttcgagcctcggctcagtaggcgtttctgtgtggagtttgcatgttctccctgcgttcgcttgggtttcctccaggtactccggtttcccccacagtccaaagacatgcggtacaggtgaataaattgtccgtagtgtatgagtgtttgtgtggatgtttcccaaagatgggttgctgCTAGAATGGCAtatattaaagggactaagctgacaagaaatgaATGATGTGAAGTCTATTGGTAGCTTGATCTGTGTACATGATATCCAAACTAATTACACAAGACTATAAAGCTGTCGGCCCTTCAGCTCGGAGAGTTTTCAATTTTTAGTAATCACTGATTTAGCAAGTTGTACAGAAATTATCAAATTAAGTATGCTTTTAATACAAAAGAGCAGGAGGCAACCGGACTAATTAGCTTATAGTTAaccctgcatcctctgactaacttCAGAATGTCGAGACCATGTCTGTGAGAAACATGCAACACTCTGTGCAGCATTGGGTCCCTAAAGAACATATAAATGAAAAGTACAGGATCAGAGATAAATCAAAACTCTAAACTGATTCATAAACTACAAATGTGACTCATTTCTTGttagaaatacagtctaaattaGATGATAAAATCAGATCAAATTTGGAGCTAAAACTAATATAATTGCTTTCTAATGAATAATAGAATTCTTTTTAGAAGTGCTAGAACAGGTGTACATGCATTTAACCTTCG
This portion of the Danio rerio strain Tuebingen ecotype United States chromosome 3, GRCz12tu, whole genome shotgun sequence genome encodes:
- the si:dkey-175d9.2 gene encoding uncharacterized protein si:dkey-175d9.2 isoform X1, with protein sequence MFREKERGTASRREHSRTRPPSLGDEPFLGSAEDTQCFTVEQRDIQTVSDCERLNVLVCGSDGSLKSSISELILQHTHRRSESVRTDVDLHGRLINVLELPALFNTGLSEEEVMRQTLRCVSRCHPGVHAFLLIIPDAPLNNEDRAEMEEIQKIFSSRINKHIMILIMQNSEHQTAELNEETQAVIQSFGGRHHYFNPKTQESTLMENIEKMLEENRGGFYSTETFLEVQMEKNTEYKEMKKKLHSLETHFLSQGSADREDELRIVLLGKTGVGKSSTGNTILGRDVFAAGTSQESVTEESQRETSKINGRRITVIDTPGLFDTELSKEEIKREISNCISMILPGPHVFIIVLSLGQRFTKEEAKSVKFIQETFGQNSLMFTVVLFTRGDFLKNQTIKEFLGKPGSVVRQLLETCGNRYHVINNNQPEERTQVSELLEKIDNMVKANGGSFYSCKMFREMEREKQEQQTRILIDRVRETEEKMKKLEKEKDRLKMMVEEERQNQEKERKVLGEQIQRLKSEIEGIIKKEEITERERQEQLEDLEKRLKKDQQNNFEILKLTLLQQMHEDELKRSQAKSVAIFAEIICQKLKEPIEQSVYKKTARDLADEIMKNCESLNRNRLKLEKHILKTLAEEEDFDKYMNYIHYPRGHYKSFIRDEVSRYIRDKFSISVLPKMKENIKLLQQKIMNAAHQSTEHVEVNSGDVGLWLKSFTQQLSDQLIFSEKDLSGVKHDDVDDFTLLEDVIRQELTAVMSDISSRFNTDTFPVKLDYKFRPDELLIDHFCQCCWVQCPFCGATCTNTRENHHGDHSVAFHRVRGINGRKYSSNLHSDICTDLVASGQNFNTPDGRFPWRYYRRAGGVYAQWSITPDLSDLPYWKWFVCRFQKDLEKEYKEIFEGRSKIQDEWRKYSKRDAIESLDKYV
- the si:dkey-175d9.2 gene encoding uncharacterized protein si:dkey-175d9.2 isoform X2; the encoded protein is MRQTLRCVSRCHPGVHAFLLIIPDAPLNNEDRAEMEEIQKIFSSRINKHIMILIMQNSEHQTAELNEETQAVIQSFGGRHHYFNPKTQESTLMENIEKMLEENRGGFYSTETFLEVQMEKNTEYKEMKKKLHSLETHFLSQGSADREDELRIVLLGKTGVGKSSTGNTILGRDVFAAGTSQESVTEESQRETSKINGRRITVIDTPGLFDTELSKEEIKREISNCISMILPGPHVFIIVLSLGQRFTKEEAKSVKFIQETFGQNSLMFTVVLFTRGDFLKNQTIKEFLGKPGSVVRQLLETCGNRYHVINNNQPEERTQVSELLEKIDNMVKANGGSFYSCKMFREMEREKQEQQTRILIDRVRETEEKMKKLEKEKDRLKMMVEEERQNQEKERKVLGEQIQRLKSEIEGIIKKEEITERERQEQLEDLEKRLKKDQQNNFEILKLTLLQQMHEDELKRSQAKSVAIFAEIICQKLKEPIEQSVYKKTARDLADEIMKNCESLNRNRLKLEKHILKTLAEEEDFDKYMNYIHYPRGHYKSFIRDEVSRYIRDKFSISVLPKMKENIKLLQQKIMNAAHQSTEHVEVNSGDVGLWLKSFTQQLSDQLIFSEKDLSGVKHDDVDDFTLLEDVIRQELTAVMSDISSRFNTDTFPVKLDYKFRPDELLIDHFCQCCWVQCPFCGATCTNTRENHHGDHSVAFHRVRGINGRKYSSNLHSDICTDLVASGQNFNTPDGRFPWRYYRRAGGVYAQWSITPDLSDLPYWKWFVCRFQKDLEKEYKEIFEGRSKIQDEWRKYSKRDAIESLDKYV